The following are encoded together in the Falsiruegeria litorea R37 genome:
- the phnC gene encoding phosphonate ABC transporter ATP-binding protein, with protein MLRINKLTKRFGANTAVDAATLDVDKPCMIGIIGRSGAGKSTLLRMLNRLEETTEGTITFEGRDVTALKGKDKRAWQAECAMIFQQFNLVPRLDVVSNVLHGTLNQRSTLSTMFNLFPMSDIHRAIDILDRLGIAEHAPKRAEALSGGQQQRVAIARALMQDPKIILADEPIASLDPMNAQVVMQALRRIHEEDGRTVIANLHTLDTARRYCDRVVGMRDGRIVFDGLPEQLTTGVAREIYGAGADFSEAATSTEIDTLEAASTANPVKEAV; from the coding sequence GTGCTGCGGATCAACAAACTTACCAAACGCTTTGGCGCAAATACCGCTGTCGATGCGGCGACGCTGGATGTCGACAAGCCCTGCATGATCGGGATCATCGGACGCTCTGGTGCAGGTAAATCGACGCTCTTGCGCATGTTGAACCGCCTCGAAGAAACAACCGAGGGCACGATTACGTTTGAGGGGCGCGACGTGACCGCCCTCAAAGGCAAGGACAAGCGCGCCTGGCAGGCCGAATGCGCCATGATCTTTCAGCAGTTCAACCTGGTGCCACGTCTGGATGTGGTGTCGAACGTGCTGCACGGCACGCTCAACCAACGCTCGACGTTGTCGACCATGTTCAACCTCTTCCCCATGTCCGACATCCACAGGGCCATCGACATTCTTGATCGTTTGGGCATCGCCGAACACGCCCCCAAACGTGCCGAGGCGCTGTCAGGTGGTCAGCAGCAGCGTGTGGCCATCGCCCGCGCCCTGATGCAGGACCCCAAGATCATTCTAGCGGACGAGCCTATTGCCTCGCTGGATCCGATGAATGCTCAAGTGGTGATGCAGGCCCTGCGCCGCATCCACGAAGAAGACGGTCGCACGGTAATTGCCAACCTGCACACGCTGGACACTGCACGCCGCTATTGTGACCGCGTGGTCGGCATGCGCGACGGGCGCATCGTGTTCGACGGCTTGCCCGAGCAGCTGACCACCGGCGTAGCCCGCGAGATCTATGGCGCAGGTGCCGATTTCTCCGAGGCCGCGACCTCGACCGAGATCGACACGCTGGAAGCCGCTTCAACGGCAAACCCCGTCAAAGAAGCGGTCTGA